acttCCATGTGATGgatgtaaaatattaataaaatatgcaTATGTCCCTACTTCACATGATATTAATTTACAGTGAAGTATATTCATATAAACTATTggaaatagtaataataatgttgtaAATTGTAATGCACCTGATAAaggatatttaaaaaataacatatttatCCACTCAGATGATGATACAGAtataaattctaaaaaaataaatattttttttttcaaatataaattatataacttactttcataaaaaaagattgttgaaattattaatccaattaaattaataataaataaaataaaaagcattaaaacaaaaaaatgataatttctttttcctATACATACTCCTAAAACTTTACAATGATGATCCAAATCAAGAACACAACAATTACATCGTTTACAATGAATTGTTTTATATGGCATATTATGATGGCATACagtacaataatttttttcatttctatAATATGTTGCTATTGACATAAATAATGACTCTTCAACTACAAGACGTCGAAGTTTTtctaaaatgaataaataaatagataaaaaaaataaaataaaataatttacccgaaaatttatctttaggAATGATACCAGGGTCGGTAGTAATAATTCGTATGAcaagatatataaaaattccaTAAAAAAtccaaataatatttattaaaaaagtattatctttataaagtttaggtaatctaaaaataattataataaattacatAAATAACTTACGTTTCAAATTGAagaataaaaacaaataaagtcattaaaaaaattgatattaaactatttttataataatatgtaaggatgattcttttatcaaataataccCAATAATTTGGTGATCTTCTTATTTTTGGTGTTATAAAACCACCATCATCctcttttttaatacaacaatttggtataaaaaattttttataattaaaccccataacttttttatttactttattttgcttaataaaatttttaaacaattatttatatttaactatatataaaatttatgaaataattaattatataatgcaaaaaaaaaatattaaactaaaattttaatattatactaCATCTAAATGCttttagtttattttattcaaaatttaaattaaatatttaaaactaaatgttttaacatttatttatagatttaattttttttttctcagaaacacttttttaataattcataactattattttttttaattaaaaatagaaaaggttgttattatatattaaaataatattttattaatcattatgaagatatattatgatataaagttattagtaattataatgttatcttaaaataattagtgtatttattttgataattttagatatttttttgcagctgttgttttattttcaatataatcAATTTCACCATGAACAGATTTACATTTTGgagaaactttttttatattgaaattCCAAtctgttatattatttaattgggATACAATTTCAACAGCTTCATttaaccttttttttaagttttcatcaatttcttcatttcttttttggTCTTGTAATTCGAAATTTATATCAGATTTTTGGTatactacttttttttgagATTGTTGTTTTGTATCTTTGTTAAGATTGATGTTTGCTGTCTTAATAATTAGTGATGTATCTGATTTACTTGGTGAAACATTAAATGATGTTCTCATTGCTACTTTATTGATATCATTTTtctttgaaaaataaaatctacATTTCCAAAgtaagataaataataaactgattattattaataatagtatgttataataaatatatggattaacaaaaaattttatacaattttcaACAACATTATCAAtgatatagaaaatatttgtttttttattagcaATTTTATTAGTAGAAGATAATAGCTCATCCTTTAACAAATTACCTgcttcaataattttatctccAGTCTTTGTAGCTATTTTCTTAGCACAAGATTTAGTTTTTGTATACAATGTTTTTTCTTCATCAACTTTTATCCATTTTTGAAGAGTTGTCACAagtttacaaataaaatataaataatttctttccAAAAATGAACCATTAAATTGACAAGAAATCattatattactatttaatagataaaataaaataaaaaataaggttaaaaaataaataaaagataaaatttaatttccatatttttctattaaatttaaattaaatattaaaaaaaaatactaatgaaatatctttattttaatcagcaataatagtatatttatggtaaaaaaaaaaacactaTAACAATTACAtctaaaaaaagtacaaCCATTTAGTTTTTCCACTTTTTCCCGcagaatctttttttatgaaaGACAAGCAGCCATTAGCAAACTTCtgaatattttcattactatttttagaaaaagatACTGCTTTCTCAGCATATTCTTTTGCTTTTTCATTTTCACCTGTCTCATATAATGTTCTTGcataattacaataaaattcaACTATTAAATCATTATTGTTTGTTAAATTGATAACTCTATTAATACcaatttctaaatattttctagctaaagtataatatttttttctcatACAATCTgaactaaaattatttaaaatattaattaaatgaaaactTGTTGATCCATAAATTGTATAAGCTATTTTCAATGATTCATCCATACATTCTTCAGCTTCTGTTAATCTACTTTCATCACgataatttatctaaaatatttacaaataagatgaaataaaaatttaattttttaccaaaaaatGTGCATAAGTGTTTAAACTATAACCATATAAAGCTAATGGATCTGAAAATTCAAAAGATCGAGcatcaacaatattattttcttgtGCATAAGCACCATGAgaaactaaatattttttaagatgCTCATCAACATTAGccatttgtttttttatacaatgtTTATATCCTAATTCAGCAGAGTCAATATCACCTTCATCAGCATAGACAGTTGCTAATTTAATAGATGTCAATATAAAAGCAGGATGATTATCAGTATATTTATGAAATTCTATGTAACGTTGAAGAGTTATCTTATAATATTCATTAGCTTTTTCATtgttattcattttataataaacatcACCAAGCTCAGAATAAATTCTTGTAACTAATTTTTCatcttttatttcaaaagCCAATTTTACTGCTTCTTCCAAGATTTCTATTGCTTCATCAAATTTACCATCTTGTGTACAAAACCAAGCTTTTTTGACCAATTCACGTATAGGATCATCATTTATAGGAAGTTTTTCAATTccaaaaaaactttttaatgtCATGAGTATTGATGCATATAAAACTACATTTCCCGAAAACTTTGAGTTTACCTTTTCATCgtcatttttgttataacTACCTCCTTGATTATTAGTACATTGAGTATTTACTGAGAAGGAAGATAACATTCTTGTATGATATAAACCCGTTGTAAAAATTCTACGTAAATTACTAATTCTTCTAATcattctttataaaaaaaaatatttgattaaaaaaaatttttttggatatataaataaaaagatattattaaagcacatacttattttttttagtaaaaatatatcttaaagaaatttatctatataaaaactatgttaaaaatatatacattattaatCTAATCGTGGAGCAAAACTCGATCCACAAGAACAACCCTTTTCAGCAATTggatttttaactattttaaaagatgtcCGTAATAATTCTGAAACATAATCTACTGTTGCACCTTTTAAATATTCCATACTAatctataataatatattaataaataaaaaaaatcttttaatctTACATCATCTACAACAACTTTAGCATCATTATCACCAAAAACTAAATcttgatttttattaagaatattatcaaatctaaatttatattcaaatCCCGAACATCCACCACCTTGAACTTCTATACGTAAaaattcatctttttttaaaactttttttagcCTATCAATACAATTAGTTGTTAGTAtcaaatcattttttaacgTTGAGCAGAATTTTGCAACAATTCTTGTtctaaaacaattatttcttattaaattCTTTCCTATGGGAATCATGCTACacaagataaaataaataataaaaaaaatgccTAAAAAGAGATATTCATATAAGATAGTAACTTTATGtcaaaacaaaataaagatatatttataaaaaatatttattataacaatatttttttaaatataaaaacattattccTAGAAACAGTATTCATAATaacttcaaaaatttttctaaaacaaCATAActattacttattttttttgtttaatattttttaacacaaAAGTATTACTCTCTTCAAAAGGAATTACATTAACAgttaatttataaagatCTTCTGTAATCTGTGATCCATACTCCTTCTTAATTTCTGGTATTGTCATATCAAGATCAACCTTCTCCCGACTGAATAAAACTTTGCCATCAAACATTGCTTTTATTAGGCAAAATGATCTAtctatttcaaaatatacctaaaaaaaattttttttaattattattaatatatttcacCACAATTTACATTTCTTCCTGGATGCCAATTGAATCGTTTTTGAACAATTAATAATTCATCTTTTAAGACTGTCTCACCATTCTGTCTATATACACCTTGAAATGGTATATTTGCTGGTGGCCGCAATAATGTTCTGATAgatgtaaatattaaattctttGTAGGCACTGATACCATTTTAGAAgtcatatttatatattataaaaaaaatacaataactataaatatttcttttttcttactTTAAGAAAGTGAATAATGAATTTagaaaatgataatgttGCAAGATATACTAATGGTAAACGATATtccaattaaaataaattgttttgtaagatttttatacttctagaaaataatatattttatttttatttatatatattattataaattatgttaAGGAATGTtggaaaattattaaagtacgtttaataacaaatgttatcattatattttttttagtttcaataaaaaattaataaatccAATAATAAAGAGATCATTCAATAAGGATGCATCTTATGAAAAATTAggattatttaaagaattttttgatGAGCCAAAAAATTGGGATCTTGAAGATATACCTAGGTCTAGAAGACCAGGAAGAGAATGGACTATTGATGAGTTGCGGCTTAAAAGCAACACTGATCTTCATAAATTATGGTATGTTTTGTTAAAAGAAAGAAACATGCTATTAACTATGAAACATGCATATACTTCTACAAATAGGCCATTTCCTAATGATGAAAGAAATGATCGTGTTAAAATGGtaattttctaattattttttaattaattaatttttaaatcttaaGAGTATGGAAAATATTGAAGAAGTTATCAGTGAAAGAAATAATGCTTTTTATGAATTAGAGACAGGATTACCAGCAACTCCAAGAAAAAGACGTGTTACAAGTTTTCTTGGTTTTACATATGAAAAACAAGTTGAAGAACATGCTTTACCAAATGAAATTACAAAACAAAAGGAATATGAAATTCCTTATCTGGATGAGGATGCTTATATTATGCAAAAATTATGGAATGAAAAGAAGTATTGGCAAGATATTGAATTAGGTAACATGAAAGTTTTGGAAGATCAAAAGAATGAGAGTcaagtaaaatatttgagAAGTTTAAGAAAAACATATAATGATATATCTCAAGTTAAAGGattaagatataaataattgctgttaaactttttaaactACGCTTGTTAAGTTGACatgtatttaataaatagttgttttttttttattaaattttgacaTTTCAATTGtctttaaaaagttaagaTTACCACTTCCTTTAAGATAAAGTATtagataaaagttttttaacctaatactttatataaaaaatttttacccttatccaaatatttaaaagcaaactattgaaatatttaaaaatagttagaCTTCATTACtctataattcttttatgaTGTTCCTTTTTGAATATTCAattaatatgtataaaaataatattatgattttctcttaatattatagttaatttttatattcatgaaagtgaatcattttaaaattaattatggCATTTAATTTCTATTTCATCCCGTGaaggtaataaaaattgtatggTAAATATGGATAAcatgatttttttatctaataaaattttaaagatattattttaagatatcttaataatttgttttaatggttgtttatactttaaaagtacatatatatttggttgaaaattttttttttatgatcaAAAAACTTTTGTCAACTTGatgtttatctttttttttatattataattgatttgattaaaaagaagaaaatctttattgtttattgtatttaatttttttttattctttttaaaaataacttccaggtaaaaataattgtaatataaaaaaagtgaaaataattaaaactttaactACTAGTCATAACATTTGAgactattaatattttaaaagttaattattttctaactTTTATTATCACTTGAAGTGGTTATTAATAGTTATGAGtggaaaatatatttacatgaTGGATGTAATAAAGAAGGATTATTATTCAATAACTACAATTTCATCAAACCAATAAGTGAcacaaattttttacttcCTCATTCTTACTtgtttatcataaaaatattattttacccCAGAACTTGTAAAGGTGAAAATGACTGAGTACAAAATAAAGTAcagtaaatttaaatatacataggaaaaaaaaaataattttctacacttaattaaaataaaaaaatagttaataattaaaatattaaacaaattttttttttataaaataaaagattgaAAAGACAAATATGAAAActattgataaaaagaaaattttagtaGGTATACTTttgaatgtaaaaaaaaaagaaaaagattttaataaagttgtaaaaaaaaaagacaaatactacaaaatgtttaacttttattaccataaaataattttaatatatgaatttattaatttttaattaaaaatgaaagtttattaataatctttaattaaaagaaaaataattaaatagaaagataaaaattaattataatatatattataaggAGAGGgtataaaaatcatttaaaatgtattaaaaattgttaatattaattaatataaatgacggtatatctatatttatgtatatgaaatattttaaattatacatattaaaTTGGTGTATGTCTATTAATAGAGAaaggaagaaaaaaaaaattattttttttttgagttttctaaataaaattttattattataattattttgaaaatccCTTAATGCACAAAAATCATACTTGTTTaggtttatttttaatgaatgatataggaaaaaaaaaattttttttgacaatttataatcaaaattgatgttaattttttttttaggttaaatattttaatgaagtatataaataaaggaggtataatatataagaaaatgataattttaattttttttaataataatttcttgattcttttatttctttattatgtaataataataccaTTGAGAATgatggaaaaaaataat
This Strongyloides ratti genome assembly S_ratti_ED321, chromosome : 2 DNA region includes the following protein-coding sequences:
- a CDS encoding Palmitoyltransferase; the encoded protein is MGFNYKKFFIPNCCIKKEDDGGFITPKIRRSPNYWVLFDKRIILTYYYKNSLISIFLMTLFVFILQFETLPKLYKDNTFLINIIWIFYGIFIYLVIRIITTDPGIIPKDKFSEKLRRLVVEESLFMSIATYYRNEKNYCTVCHHNMPYKTIHCKRCNCCVLDLDHHCKVLGVCIGKRNYHFFVLMLFILFIINLIGLIISTIFFYEKFISVSSSEWINMLFFKYPLSGALQFTTLLLLFPIVYMNILHCKLISCEVGTYAYFINILHPSHGSEIKKFSFKRMFLNYYKLFKKPIQPSLLRIGHASDDKLSSIIRN
- a CDS encoding Tetratricopeptide-like helical domain and Tetratricopeptide repeat-containing domain and Tetratricopeptide repeat-containing protein; translation: MIRRISNLRRIFTTGLYHTRMLSSFSVNTQCTNNQGGSYNKNDDEKVNSKFSGNVVLYASILMTLKSFFGIEKLPINDDPIRELVKKAWFCTQDGKFDEAIEILEEAVKLAFEIKDEKLVTRIYSELGDVYYKMNNNEKANEYYKITLQRYIEFHKYTDNHPAFILTSIKLATVYADEGDIDSAELGYKHCIKKQMANVDEHLKKYLVSHGAYAQENNIVDARSFEFSDPLALYGYSLNTYAHFLINYRDESRLTEAEECMDESLKIAYTIYGSTSFHLINILNNFSSDCMRKKYYTLARKYLEIGINRVINLTNNNDLIVEFYCNYARTLYETGENEKAKEYAEKAVSFSKNSNENIQNNIMISCQFNGSFLERNYLYFICKLVTTLQKWIKVDEEKTLYTKTKSCAKKIATKTGDKIIEAVAMRTSFNVSPSKSDTSLIIKTANINLNKDTKQQSQKKVVYQKSDINFELQDQKRNEEIDENLKKRLNEAVEIVSQLNNITDWNFNIKKVSPKCKSVHGEIDYIENKTTAAKKYLKLSK
- a CDS encoding FeS cluster biogenesis domain and Ribosomal protein L27 family and FeS cluster insertion protein family-containing protein, with product MTSKMVSVPTKNLIFTSIRTLLRPPANIPFQGVYRQNGETVLKDELLIVQKRFNWHPGRNVYFEIDRSFCLIKAMFDGKVLFSREKVDLDMTIPEIKKEYGSQITEDLYKLTVNVIPFEEKVQGGGCSGFEYKFRFDNILNKNQDLVFGDNDAKVVVDDISMEYLKGATVDYVSELLRTSFKIVKNPIAEKGCSCGSSFAPRLD
- a CDS encoding 39S ribosomal protein L47, mitochondrial — its product is MLRNVGKLLNFNKKLINPIIKRSFNKDASYEKLGLFKEFFDEPKNWDLEDIPRSRRPGREWTIDELRLKSNTDLHKLWPFPNDERNDRVKMSMENIEEVISERNNAFYELETGLPATPRKRRVTSFLGFTYEKQVEEHALPNEITKQKEYEIPYLDEDAYIMQKLWNEKKYWQDIELGNMKVLEDQKNESQVKYLRSLRKTYNDISQVKGLRYK